The proteins below come from a single Limosilactobacillus reuteri genomic window:
- a CDS encoding YutD family protein: MNRAKIQDYIDQREEQRSLIYHIEKKDQTHFTVNGHPYELVKDYRDGFNSEKFAERFSSVLSKYDYIVGDWGYDQLRLKGFYNDDNPLFEPELGADTIEDYLFEYCNFGCAYFILHNDDVCIPRHSYRQRRKKTTPVIHERRRQVKQPNVRQRHNQRAERVKNGHRQKFVIHQRKKRS; the protein is encoded by the coding sequence ATGAATAGAGCTAAGATTCAAGATTATATTGATCAGCGTGAAGAGCAACGATCTTTAATCTATCATATTGAAAAAAAAGACCAGACACATTTTACCGTTAATGGACATCCTTACGAATTAGTAAAGGACTACCGTGACGGTTTTAATTCAGAAAAATTCGCAGAACGATTTAGCAGTGTTCTGAGTAAATATGACTATATCGTTGGGGATTGGGGATATGACCAATTACGCTTAAAAGGTTTTTATAATGATGATAATCCCTTATTTGAACCAGAATTGGGTGCTGATACGATTGAGGATTATTTATTTGAGTATTGTAATTTTGGCTGTGCGTATTTTATCCTTCACAATGATGATGTTTGTATTCCACGGCACAGTTACCGTCAGCGTCGAAAGAAAACTACGCCAGTCATTCATGAACGGCGACGGCAGGTTAAACAACCGAACGTGCGTCAACGACATAATCAGCGTGCAGAACGTGTAAAAAACGGTCATCGGCAAAAATTTGTGATTCATCAACGAAAAAAGAGGAGCTAA
- the comGA gene encoding competence type IV pilus ATPase ComGA encodes MPSFEEELARMIRKQPSDLYILPYDRYYQLSLAIRGTLLPFKQVTRDYGQRFISYLKYCANMAVSEHRRPQLGAFKFTYAHQKINLRLSSVGDYQGRESLVIRFIYPLNDIRFNFLVPHQWERLQKYRQQRGLILFAGPMGAGKTTTMYQLARQLLPKQIVLTIEDPVEIDHPGFIQLQVNELAGMNYESLLKLGLRHRPDVFIIGEIRDSQTAAMSVQAALSGHLVLGTIHARNAYGVVSRLQQLGIDSYYLQQVLTAVSYQRLIPLVNGEQAILCDLLNRHQFSGLLSGTKKGGISDEWSKALQQAVENGEITENTARQYQQG; translated from the coding sequence ATGCCGAGTTTTGAAGAAGAATTAGCAAGAATGATTCGCAAGCAACCGAGTGACCTATATATCTTACCTTATGATAGGTATTATCAATTATCCTTAGCGATAAGGGGGACCCTATTACCTTTTAAACAGGTTACGCGTGACTATGGTCAACGTTTTATCTCATATTTAAAATATTGCGCCAATATGGCAGTTAGTGAGCATCGACGACCCCAGCTAGGCGCTTTTAAATTTACTTATGCTCACCAAAAGATCAATTTACGCTTATCAAGTGTTGGTGATTATCAAGGGAGGGAATCACTAGTTATTCGCTTTATATATCCTCTTAATGATATTAGGTTTAATTTTTTAGTTCCTCATCAGTGGGAAAGATTACAGAAATACCGTCAACAACGAGGTTTAATTCTTTTTGCCGGGCCAATGGGGGCTGGTAAAACAACTACCATGTATCAGCTTGCTCGACAGCTATTGCCGAAACAAATTGTATTAACAATTGAAGACCCCGTAGAAATTGATCATCCGGGATTTATTCAATTGCAAGTAAATGAATTAGCGGGGATGAACTATGAAAGTTTATTAAAATTGGGATTACGGCATCGCCCAGATGTATTTATCATTGGAGAAATTCGTGATTCACAGACAGCAGCTATGTCTGTCCAGGCCGCATTAAGTGGTCACTTAGTTTTGGGAACTATCCATGCTCGAAATGCTTATGGAGTTGTTTCTCGCCTTCAACAATTAGGGATAGATTCTTATTACCTTCAGCAAGTATTAACGGCAGTATCTTATCAGCGTTTAATTCCGTTGGTGAATGGAGAACAAGCCATCTTATGTGACCTGTTAAATCGACATCAATTTAGTGGTTTGCTTAGTGGCACCAAGAAAGGAGGAATATCTGATGAATGGTCAAAAGCTCTTCAGCAGGCTGTGGAAAATGGCGAAATTACGGAGAATACTGCACGTCAATACCAACAAGGTTAA
- a CDS encoding ComGF family competence protein — protein MKKGAFTLIEATYALIISSLVIINISLVTTSMRQVGKMNLESTITWHLFLRELESVNHRFELMEVRDNWLLLYSQTTDQKYELRENHALYLTCQNKGGYMPLLDNIKNHEYSFTQLDSQRVLIKVTRKDGEKASAIVKFYPPK, from the coding sequence ATGAAGAAGGGGGCCTTTACTTTAATAGAAGCGACTTACGCGTTAATTATTTCTTCATTAGTGATTATCAATATAAGTTTAGTTACTACTAGCATGAGACAAGTAGGTAAAATGAACTTAGAATCAACAATCACTTGGCATTTGTTTTTACGGGAATTAGAATCAGTCAATCATCGTTTTGAATTAATGGAGGTTCGTGATAATTGGTTATTACTGTACAGTCAGACAACTGATCAAAAGTATGAATTAAGAGAAAACCATGCTCTATACCTAACGTGTCAGAATAAAGGTGGTTATATGCCATTGTTAGATAACATTAAGAATCATGAATACTCGTTTACGCAACTTGATTCCCAACGAGTATTGATTAAGGTGACAAGGAAGGATGGAGAGAAAGCAAGTGCAATTGTTAAGTTTTATCCACCAAAATAA
- a CDS encoding YebC/PmpR family DNA-binding transcriptional regulator codes for MSGHSKWHNIQGRKNAQDAKRGKIFQKISRDLYQAAKAGDPDPANNAQLRLVIDKAHAANMPKKNIDRAIAKASGIGGAKFEEVTYEGYGPGGVAVMVSALTDNKNRTASAVRSAFSHSGGSLGASGSVSYMFDRKGLIEILRDGLDKSEDDMLMDALDAGAEDMKATEEKFQIFTDPSSMTDVRDALQEQGYELDTAEVTMIPQNRTEVPADKAKQYRHLIDELTENDDVADIYETGILPDEDDDEE; via the coding sequence ATGTCAGGACATTCAAAATGGCATAACATTCAGGGACGTAAGAACGCCCAAGATGCTAAGCGTGGTAAGATTTTCCAAAAGATTTCACGTGACTTATACCAAGCAGCTAAAGCAGGTGATCCTGATCCAGCGAACAACGCTCAATTACGGCTTGTAATCGATAAGGCACACGCGGCCAACATGCCTAAGAAAAATATTGACCGTGCTATTGCTAAAGCTTCAGGTATTGGTGGAGCTAAGTTCGAAGAAGTTACTTATGAAGGTTATGGACCAGGTGGGGTAGCAGTAATGGTTTCTGCTCTTACTGATAACAAGAACCGGACTGCATCTGCTGTTCGTTCAGCATTTAGTCACTCTGGCGGTTCATTAGGTGCTAGTGGATCAGTTTCATACATGTTCGACCGTAAGGGATTAATCGAAATTCTCCGTGATGGTCTTGATAAGAGCGAAGATGATATGTTAATGGATGCTTTAGATGCTGGAGCTGAAGATATGAAGGCAACTGAAGAAAAGTTCCAAATCTTCACAGATCCAAGTAGCATGACAGATGTTCGTGATGCTCTTCAAGAACAAGGCTACGAATTAGATACTGCTGAAGTTACCATGATCCCTCAAAACCGGACAGAGGTACCTGCAGATAAGGCAAAGCAATACCGTCATTTGATTGATGAATTAACAGAAAACGATGATGTTGCTGATATTTACGAAACTGGTATTTTACCAGACGAAGATGACGATGAAGAATAA
- a CDS encoding VTT domain-containing protein, which produces MATLIDFILHIDVHLIQIVNQFGDATYLILFAIIFIETGAVIMPFLPGDSLLFAASALAADPRYHLNIWIFIFIFLCACLGGDSLNFLIGHKIGKSLSNHSLFGKLIDKDSLERAEVFFEKHGAPAIILARFIPIIRTFAPFAAAGSGFPYKQFIRYSVIGCVIWVALCCGCGYFFGNLPFVQEHFSVIILAIIVVTLIPAVVGALRSRFVKEDA; this is translated from the coding sequence TTGGCAACTCTTATTGATTTTATATTACACATTGATGTTCATCTAATTCAGATTGTTAATCAATTCGGCGATGCAACTTATTTAATTTTATTCGCTATTATATTTATTGAAACTGGTGCAGTCATAATGCCATTTCTACCTGGAGATTCCCTTCTCTTTGCTGCAAGTGCACTAGCTGCTGACCCACGTTATCATCTTAATATTTGGATTTTTATTTTTATTTTCTTATGCGCCTGTTTGGGTGGAGACTCCCTTAACTTTTTAATTGGTCATAAGATTGGGAAGAGCCTTTCTAACCACTCACTTTTTGGTAAATTAATTGATAAAGATAGTCTAGAACGTGCCGAAGTCTTCTTTGAAAAGCATGGCGCGCCGGCTATTATTCTCGCCCGTTTTATTCCGATCATTAGAACATTTGCTCCATTTGCGGCAGCAGGTTCTGGTTTCCCCTACAAGCAATTTATTCGTTATAGTGTAATTGGCTGTGTTATCTGGGTAGCACTTTGTTGTGGATGTGGTTACTTCTTCGGTAATCTTCCGTTTGTTCAAGAACACTTCTCTGTCATCATTCTTGCAATTATTGTGGTTACGTTAATCCCAGCCGTTGTCGGAGCATTACGTTCGCGTTTTGTTAAAGAAGATGCTTAA
- the clpP gene encoding ATP-dependent Clp endopeptidase proteolytic subunit ClpP yields MNLVPTVIEQSSRGERAYDIYSRLLKDRIIMLSGPIEDEMANSIVAQLLFLDAQDSTKDIYLYINSPGGVVTSGMAIYDTMNFIKADVQTIVIGMAASMASVLVSSGAKGKRFGLPHSQVLIHQPSGGAQGQQTEIEIAATEILKTRKMLNGILAKNSGQPIEKIQADTERDHYLTAQEAVDYGLLDGVMENNSKLK; encoded by the coding sequence ATGAATTTAGTACCTACTGTCATTGAGCAATCATCTCGTGGTGAACGTGCTTATGACATCTACTCACGGCTTCTGAAGGACCGTATCATTATGCTCTCTGGTCCAATTGAAGACGAAATGGCAAATTCAATTGTTGCGCAACTTTTATTCCTTGATGCGCAAGATTCAACTAAAGATATTTATTTATACATTAATTCACCTGGTGGAGTTGTTACCTCAGGAATGGCAATTTATGACACCATGAACTTTATTAAGGCTGATGTTCAAACTATTGTAATCGGAATGGCTGCTTCGATGGCCAGTGTATTAGTATCATCTGGTGCTAAGGGTAAGCGTTTTGGATTACCACACTCACAAGTTTTGATTCATCAACCATCTGGTGGAGCTCAAGGTCAACAGACTGAAATCGAAATTGCTGCTACTGAAATTTTGAAGACACGGAAGATGCTTAACGGAATCCTTGCTAAGAATTCTGGTCAACCTATCGAGAAGATCCAGGCTGATACTGAACGTGATCATTACTTGACAGCACAAGAAGCAGTAGATTACGGCTTACTTGATGGTGTAATGGAAAATAATTCAAAATTAAAGTAA
- a CDS encoding TIGR01457 family HAD-type hydrolase, translating to MKDYQGYFIDLDGTTYKGKKQIPAAGRFIKRLQDAKKEVLFVTNNSTRTPDFVAENLRENHNINVTAENIYTTAIATADYLRSMAPIKSKIYVIGESGLKLALEKRGFILTDDQPEYVVVGLDTNVTYEKLEKAVLLIRNGAKFIGTNADSNLPNERGMVPGAGSIVKLVEYATQVKPVMIGKPEAIIMKMALERVKLPKERVIMVGDNYHTDIEAAINVGMDSLLVYTGLSRPEEVIKEKIQPTYKVNNLDEWEI from the coding sequence ATGAAAGATTATCAAGGATATTTTATTGATTTAGATGGGACGACTTATAAGGGCAAAAAGCAAATTCCAGCAGCCGGAAGATTTATCAAACGACTACAAGATGCCAAGAAAGAGGTCTTGTTTGTAACAAATAATAGTACCAGAACGCCAGATTTTGTCGCTGAAAACCTCCGTGAAAATCATAATATTAATGTTACGGCGGAAAATATATACACAACAGCAATCGCAACTGCTGACTATTTACGGTCAATGGCGCCGATAAAAAGTAAAATTTATGTTATTGGTGAGTCAGGATTAAAGTTGGCTTTAGAAAAGCGAGGGTTTATCTTGACTGATGATCAACCTGAATATGTTGTTGTAGGATTAGATACGAATGTTACTTATGAGAAGCTTGAAAAGGCAGTCTTGTTAATTCGAAATGGCGCTAAATTTATTGGGACCAATGCTGATAGTAATTTGCCTAATGAACGAGGGATGGTTCCTGGAGCAGGTTCGATTGTAAAGCTAGTAGAATATGCAACTCAAGTGAAACCTGTGATGATTGGTAAACCAGAAGCAATAATTATGAAAATGGCACTTGAAAGAGTTAAATTGCCTAAAGAAAGGGTAATTATGGTCGGCGATAACTATCATACTGATATTGAAGCAGCAATTAATGTTGGAATGGATAGTTTATTAGTTTATACTGGTTTATCGCGTCCAGAAGAAGTTATAAAAGAAAAAATCCAGCCAACATATAAGGTGAATAATCTTGATGAATGGGAAATTTGA
- a CDS encoding metallophosphoesterase, with protein sequence MKFCTSDTHFFHDSLLGTNKFAPRPFNNVNEMNQTIINNWNDKVGENDIVYHLGDIALYFTKPQRNAYQAILEVLLQLHGHLILIKGNHDNRALFKYLESNNYEFNGLPKFQFHDVGVLLKYNHRQYYLTHYPLMLGIAPQIINLHGHIHHYSVPIKENINVGVDAPELDYLENKPKFGAPLNFHEIEEIVAQKAMKYPGQK encoded by the coding sequence ATGAAGTTTTGCACGTCAGATACTCATTTTTTTCATGATAGTCTCCTTGGTACAAATAAATTTGCACCAAGGCCATTCAATAATGTCAATGAGATGAACCAAACGATTATTAATAATTGGAACGATAAGGTTGGTGAAAATGATATTGTTTATCATTTAGGAGACATTGCTCTGTACTTTACTAAACCTCAACGAAATGCCTATCAAGCAATCCTTGAGGTGTTATTACAATTACATGGACACTTAATACTGATAAAAGGCAATCATGATAATCGGGCCCTTTTTAAATATCTAGAAAGTAATAATTATGAGTTTAATGGACTTCCTAAATTTCAGTTTCATGATGTGGGAGTACTATTAAAATATAATCACCGTCAGTATTATTTAACTCATTATCCTCTTATGTTAGGAATAGCACCGCAAATTATTAACCTTCATGGCCATATTCACCACTATTCTGTTCCCATTAAAGAAAATATAAATGTAGGCGTGGATGCTCCTGAATTAGACTATCTTGAAAATAAGCCTAAATTTGGAGCTCCGCTGAATTTTCATGAAATAGAAGAAATCGTAGCGCAAAAAGCTATGAAGTATCCAGGACAAAAATAA
- a CDS encoding acetate/propionate family kinase: MSKTIAVNAGSSTLKFKLFDMPSEEVVAEGTIERIGEKMGHAKIKYGNGQKHEEDKPFVDHAAAVNYLLDKLIELKIVASYDEITAVGHRIVAGGEFFKDSTIIDDDVISKIDELSEYAPLHEPAELVGIKAFRKVLPNAFAVAVFDTSFHVDMPEMNALYSVPYDWYEKYGARKYGAHGTSHRYVSARAAEMLGKPVEELKLITMHIGAGASITAVKNGKSFDTSMGFTPVAGITMATRSGDVDPSLIAFMQGKLNLSSDEMIDILNHKSGLLGISGISPDMRDILAAAEKGDDRAQLALDIYVNRIVRYIGAYIAEMGGADAIVFTAGVGENSVPVRKMITDKLDYFGIKIDQEKNDCHGVERDLSADDAKIKTLLIPTNEELMIVRDIERLKKNN, encoded by the coding sequence ATGTCAAAAACAATTGCAGTTAACGCTGGTAGTTCAACACTTAAATTCAAATTATTTGATATGCCAAGTGAAGAGGTAGTAGCTGAAGGTACGATTGAACGTATTGGTGAAAAGATGGGCCATGCTAAGATTAAGTATGGTAATGGTCAAAAGCATGAAGAAGATAAGCCATTTGTTGATCATGCTGCCGCAGTTAATTATTTGTTAGATAAGTTAATTGAATTAAAGATTGTGGCAAGCTATGATGAAATCACAGCAGTAGGTCACCGAATTGTTGCCGGTGGAGAATTCTTTAAGGATTCAACAATTATTGATGATGATGTTATTAGCAAGATTGATGAATTGTCAGAATATGCTCCACTCCATGAGCCGGCAGAATTGGTTGGTATTAAAGCTTTCCGTAAAGTATTACCTAATGCATTTGCGGTTGCTGTTTTTGATACATCATTCCATGTTGATATGCCAGAAATGAATGCATTGTACAGTGTGCCTTATGATTGGTATGAGAAGTATGGTGCGCGTAAGTATGGTGCTCACGGTACCAGTCACCGTTACGTATCTGCACGTGCTGCGGAAATGTTAGGCAAGCCAGTTGAAGAACTTAAATTAATCACCATGCATATTGGAGCAGGTGCATCAATCACTGCCGTAAAGAATGGTAAGTCATTCGATACGTCAATGGGCTTTACGCCTGTTGCTGGAATAACAATGGCAACTCGGTCAGGGGATGTTGATCCATCCTTAATTGCTTTTATGCAGGGTAAACTAAACTTATCCTCAGATGAGATGATTGATATTTTGAACCATAAGTCTGGTTTACTTGGTATTTCTGGTATCTCCCCAGATATGCGTGATATTCTTGCAGCTGCTGAAAAGGGTGACGACCGAGCACAACTTGCATTAGATATTTATGTTAACCGCATTGTCCGTTACATTGGAGCATATATTGCTGAAATGGGTGGCGCAGATGCCATTGTCTTCACTGCCGGTGTTGGTGAAAACAGTGTTCCAGTACGAAAGATGATCACAGATAAGCTTGACTACTTTGGCATTAAGATTGATCAAGAAAAGAACGACTGCCATGGTGTTGAACGTGATCTTTCTGCTGATGATGCAAAGATTAAGACATTATTAATTCCAACTAACGAAGAATTAATGATTGTTCGTGATATTGAACGTTTAAAGAAAAATAACTAA
- a CDS encoding TIGR01906 family membrane protein, protein MNGKFEFIQWGRAILLTLLSLVVAISIALFIVINISPFFITIPKHLLGLSASELIADYGSVIKYIQLPAQRVLELRYLPIAPSAVHHFEDVKHLILLNEAVMVVSLPLLVFGLKKQKRQNQLWRLILPFQMLFILLLFSGFMGITNFDVLFIKFHYLFFSNMDWLFDPRTTPIILLMPENFFTVLFGLWLGFILIILLLIWGWIKLMLSIFFNKTRT, encoded by the coding sequence ATGAATGGGAAATTTGAATTTATTCAGTGGGGAAGAGCAATCTTATTGACACTACTTAGTTTAGTTGTTGCAATTAGTATTGCTCTTTTTATCGTTATTAATATCTCACCTTTTTTTATAACAATTCCTAAGCACCTCCTAGGATTATCTGCCTCTGAATTAATAGCTGATTATGGAAGTGTCATTAAATATATCCAGCTTCCGGCCCAGCGAGTCCTCGAACTAAGATATTTACCAATTGCCCCTTCTGCAGTTCACCATTTTGAAGACGTAAAACATTTGATTTTATTGAATGAAGCTGTGATGGTGGTTTCGCTCCCGTTGTTAGTGTTTGGATTGAAAAAACAAAAACGGCAAAATCAGCTCTGGCGCCTGATTTTACCGTTTCAGATGTTATTTATTTTATTGCTCTTTAGTGGGTTTATGGGGATAACAAATTTCGATGTCCTTTTTATTAAATTTCATTATCTTTTCTTTAGCAATATGGATTGGCTATTTGATCCACGAACAACGCCAATCATATTGTTGATGCCTGAAAATTTTTTTACAGTACTATTTGGATTATGGTTAGGATTTATATTGATAATCTTACTTTTGATCTGGGGATGGATAAAGCTTATGTTAAGCATCTTCTTTAACAAAACGCGAACGTAA
- a CDS encoding type II secretion system F family protein, translated as MAKLRRILHVNTNKVKFNHQQQADFFLLLADLLSVGFSVKEALDFIKAVNPKLGPWIASIDKRMQKGASFAQSLQSEVKDDLFYQLLLAEKHGNLTKTLSEVGKILTAREQQRKKLFSLLQYPLILLGMLGVVICGLILFVFPELKVWQGERQTLPLIHMITLGATYLFTVIFISAVFQGLRWHQMNKEQRLIKICTIPMIGKCYCYYFQYYLTSILGSMLQQGLSLAEICEITQSFDRKSILYIFGNKIMTTIQHDGDISKVVATYSFLPNELIVFMNKGATRENMGRDLIVFANLKFKALTTAIEHLLIFVQPVIFSIIAIIIVILYLSILLPICHSFQGVY; from the coding sequence ATGGCGAAATTACGGAGAATACTGCACGTCAATACCAACAAGGTTAAATTCAATCATCAGCAACAAGCAGATTTTTTCCTTTTATTAGCAGATTTATTAAGTGTTGGCTTTTCTGTCAAAGAAGCACTTGATTTTATCAAGGCTGTCAATCCGAAGCTAGGTCCTTGGATTGCTTCTATAGATAAACGAATGCAAAAGGGAGCGAGTTTTGCCCAGAGCCTGCAGTCAGAAGTAAAAGACGATTTGTTTTATCAATTACTATTAGCAGAAAAGCATGGTAATTTAACAAAAACATTGAGTGAAGTAGGAAAGATACTTACAGCACGAGAACAGCAACGAAAAAAATTATTTAGTCTCCTGCAATATCCGCTAATTCTTTTAGGGATGCTAGGGGTGGTGATTTGTGGGTTAATTTTGTTTGTTTTTCCAGAATTGAAAGTCTGGCAAGGCGAGAGGCAAACTTTGCCGCTAATTCACATGATTACGTTAGGAGCAACGTATCTTTTTACCGTTATCTTTATTAGCGCTGTATTTCAGGGGCTAAGATGGCATCAAATGAATAAGGAACAACGGCTAATTAAGATCTGTACAATACCGATGATCGGAAAATGCTATTGTTATTATTTTCAATATTATTTAACTAGTATATTAGGATCAATGTTGCAACAAGGATTATCGTTGGCTGAAATTTGTGAAATTACCCAGAGCTTTGATAGAAAATCAATTCTTTATATTTTTGGTAACAAAATAATGACTACTATTCAACATGATGGAGATATTTCAAAAGTGGTGGCTACCTACTCTTTTCTTCCTAATGAATTAATTGTTTTTATGAATAAGGGGGCGACCAGGGAAAATATGGGACGGGACTTAATTGTTTTCGCGAATTTAAAATTTAAGGCCCTTACAACTGCAATTGAACATTTATTGATTTTTGTTCAACCAGTTATCTTTAGCATTATTGCAATCATAATTGTTATTTTATATCTTAGTATCTTATTGCCAATCTGTCATTCATTCCAAGGAGTTTATTAA
- the comGC gene encoding competence type IV pilus major pilin ComGC, giving the protein MKILKKKQSGFTLLEMSIVLFIISLLVLIMLPNLSQQRKHANSIHGKAMTSVIQTQIDAYENENGTDNVSLEELNKANYLTDAQVQQAHHEKIVIVDGKAIQR; this is encoded by the coding sequence ATGAAAATTTTAAAGAAAAAACAATCAGGCTTCACCTTGCTCGAAATGTCAATCGTCTTATTTATTATTAGCCTACTAGTATTGATTATGCTGCCCAATCTCTCTCAACAGCGAAAGCATGCTAATAGTATTCATGGAAAAGCGATGACATCTGTAATTCAGACCCAAATTGATGCATATGAAAATGAAAATGGAACTGATAATGTCAGTTTAGAGGAATTGAATAAAGCAAATTATCTGACTGATGCGCAGGTTCAACAGGCCCATCACGAAAAAATTGTAATTGTTGATGGGAAGGCAATTCAGCGATGA
- the gap gene encoding type I glyceraldehyde-3-phosphate dehydrogenase, with amino-acid sequence MTVKIGINGFGRIGRLAFRRIHELNTNDIEVVAINDLTTPSMLAYLLKYDSTHGKFPGEVTSTDTGIVVDGKEYPVYAERDARNIPWVKNDGVDFVLECTGFYTSAEKSQAHIDAGAKRVLISAPAGNIPTVVPGVNLDTLTKDDIIVSAGSCTTSCLAPMAKVLNDEFGVKVGTMTTIHAFTSTQAILDGPRGKKMRNNRTASVNTIPHSSGAAKAIGLVIPELNGKLSGHAQRVGVVDGSLTELVSILDKKVTVDQINDAMKKATNPAFGYTEDEIVSTDIIGSTYGSVFDPSQTEIMEGDDGSQLVKTVAWYDNEYGFTSNMIRTLLHFATL; translated from the coding sequence ATGACTGTAAAAATTGGTATTAACGGTTTTGGCCGTATTGGTCGTTTAGCATTTCGTCGGATTCACGAACTTAACACAAATGATATTGAAGTTGTTGCAATCAACGATTTGACTACTCCTTCTATGTTGGCTTACTTACTTAAGTATGACTCAACTCATGGTAAGTTCCCAGGTGAAGTTACATCTACTGATACTGGTATTGTTGTTGATGGTAAGGAATACCCTGTATACGCTGAACGCGATGCTCGTAACATTCCTTGGGTAAAGAACGATGGTGTTGACTTTGTTCTTGAATGTACTGGTTTCTACACTTCTGCTGAAAAGTCACAAGCACACATTGACGCTGGTGCAAAGCGTGTATTGATTTCAGCACCTGCTGGTAACATCCCAACTGTTGTTCCTGGTGTTAACCTTGATACTTTGACTAAGGATGACATTATCGTATCAGCTGGTTCATGTACTACTAGCTGCTTGGCACCAATGGCTAAGGTCTTAAATGACGAATTTGGTGTTAAGGTTGGTACTATGACTACTATCCACGCATTTACTTCTACTCAAGCTATCCTTGATGGTCCTCGTGGTAAGAAGATGCGTAACAACCGTACTGCAAGTGTAAACACTATTCCTCACTCAAGTGGTGCTGCTAAGGCTATTGGTTTAGTTATTCCTGAATTAAACGGTAAGCTTTCAGGTCACGCACAACGTGTTGGTGTTGTTGATGGTTCATTAACTGAACTTGTTTCAATTTTGGACAAGAAGGTTACTGTTGACCAAATCAACGATGCTATGAAGAAGGCTACTAACCCAGCATTCGGTTACACTGAAGATGAAATTGTTTCAACTGATATTATCGGTTCAACATACGGTTCAGTATTCGATCCTTCCCAAACTGAAATTATGGAAGGTGACGATGGTTCACAATTAGTTAAGACTGTTGCTTGGTACGACAACGAATACGGTTTCACTAGCAACATGATCCGGACTTTACTTCACTTTGCTACTCTTTAA
- a CDS encoding class I SAM-dependent methyltransferase: MKPEIIRQIIQLSFLKVIRKDAIQANHQMTPDTIGLIMAFLIEKVTKIKEIKTVFDPAVGTANLLTTVMNQLKVNGDKDIVGYGIDNDEDMLGVASVNTELQHLNVKLYHQDAVTALDISQCDLAISDLPIGYYPLDENAKNYQTRAKEGHSYVHHLLIEQSMNYLKPGAFGVFLVPSSLFQTKESQSFVKWIQSVAYLQGLINLPAELFANPNAQKSILLLQRQGGDSKQAVKVLLGEFPSFKDKAKFASFMDDISKWVTTNLR; encoded by the coding sequence GTGAAGCCAGAAATTATCCGACAAATTATCCAGCTGAGTTTTTTGAAAGTAATTCGAAAAGATGCAATTCAGGCTAATCATCAAATGACTCCTGATACAATTGGCTTAATCATGGCTTTCTTAATTGAAAAGGTTACAAAAATCAAGGAGATTAAGACTGTTTTTGATCCAGCCGTTGGGACAGCTAATTTATTAACGACTGTGATGAATCAGCTTAAAGTAAATGGAGATAAAGACATCGTTGGTTACGGAATAGATAATGACGAAGATATGTTGGGAGTTGCGAGTGTAAATACAGAATTACAACACCTTAATGTAAAGTTGTACCATCAAGATGCTGTAACTGCTTTAGATATTTCTCAATGTGATTTAGCTATTTCTGATTTGCCAATTGGTTACTATCCGCTTGATGAAAACGCCAAAAACTATCAAACACGGGCTAAAGAGGGTCATTCATATGTTCACCATTTGTTGATTGAACAATCTATGAATTATCTTAAGCCCGGTGCATTTGGGGTATTCTTAGTGCCTAGTAGCTTATTCCAAACTAAAGAATCACAATCATTTGTTAAATGGATTCAGTCTGTTGCCTATTTACAAGGACTTATCAATTTGCCAGCAGAACTTTTTGCTAATCCGAATGCGCAAAAATCAATTTTGTTATTGCAGCGCCAAGGTGGAGATAGCAAACAAGCAGTTAAAGTTTTGTTGGGTGAGTTTCCTTCATTTAAGGATAAAGCAAAATTTGCTTCATTCATGGATGATATCAGTAAATGGGTAACAACGAATTTACGTTAA